The following nucleotide sequence is from Halogeometricum borinquense DSM 11551.
CGCGAGGATACTCCCGCCTCGGAACTCCAAACCCAGAGCACTGCGAACATCATTGCAAGCGCAGTCGCAACCGAGGACGGCACCCGAGAGGAAATCGGTGCCGAGGTGGTCGGGATGACGGTCTGTCCCTGTTCGCAGGGGATGTCCGCCTCCCGCGCCCGCGACGTGTTACGCGACTTGGATGTCGAAGACGAGACAATCGAGGAATTCCTCGAACAGGTCCCGCAACCGGGGCACTCCCAACGTGGCCACGCGACGCTGACCGTCGAGACAGAAGGATCGCCCGATGTGGACCTCATCGACATCGTCGATATCGCCCGCGACTCGATGTCTGCCCGCATTTACAACCTCGCAAAGCGACCCGATGAAGACCACATGACCTATCACGCCCACGCCAACGCGAAGTTCGTCGAGGACTGCGTTCGCTCGATGGCAGATCAGGTTCTCACCGAGTTCGATCACCTCGCGGACGACGCTGTGGTTCACATGAAACAGTCGAACGACGAATCGATCCACCAGCACAACGCGCATGCCGAACGTGTCGCGTCGCTGGGCGAACTCAGAGACGAACTCGAAGAACGAGACTAATCGTTACGCTTCCGAGGCGGTGCCGGTGGTGAGGACCGCCTTCATGATTCTGTCTTCTTCGTCTTCGCTGATTGCCTCGGAGTTGAGACAGGCGCGTACGATTTTGCACACGAGATCCGGATCACTGAACGGTGACGCCGTGTCCTGAGCCGGTTCGTTCAGTTGTTGTTCTAACGCCGCTACCTGTTCTGAAAGGTCAGTGAGTTGCTCCGAGAGGTTCTTCACAGATACAGAACCAGAGGAATCGTCGTCCGCTGATGTGTCGCTATCGTCGAGCATTACTTCGGTGAACGCTTGCCGGTGTTTCCAGTCGAATCCCTCGATGGAGTTGAGTCGATTGTTGATCGTTGACTGCGTGACGCCGAATCGGTCCGCGAGCTCGCTCTGGGTGGCATCAGGTGAGTCTTGAATCGCCCGGAGTACCTCCCGTTGTTTCTCGGTCAGCTCGACCGGGTCCTGTGCCACCTTTCGGACGTGGTGCGTGTCTGTCTTACTCATGCTCCCGTTCGTCTTCGGCTTTGACATCTCTGATTCGTCCGTACTCAGTCCAGTTTCCGCCTCGTCGGGTACTCCCGCAGTTGATGCGGGGTCCCCATACTCGTCTAAGACGCGTTCGACAAGCGTTACCGATGCGCCGTTGACGACACTCGAAAGCTCCTCCACTGTCGCGTCAGGGCGGGATTCAGCGACGTCCAGAATCTTCTTGTGTATCACTGCTCGGGGCAGTTTCGATCCGCTGTTCGTCACCCCCGTATGAGAACTCATGTCTTATTCGTGTGTATTTTGTCATGTCTTGCTTGTGTATTATATTTGCCTCATTTTCCCGAACAATGATATGCTAAAGCTAGGTCGATCAGACGACGAACACAAATATATAATGGTTGATTCTTTTTGGAGCTATGATGCCCAAACCACACGAATGAGCGATTCTATAGACTATATATCAGAACAATTATCATCTGTGTTGAACAGACTGCTCCTGGTGAAGATATGTCAGAATGTATTCTTCTCTTCAATTACTATCAGAACTCACACTGTTTTGGGCCCCGCGTCTCAGTCGTCGCTGAAACTCGACAGCGTGAGCGGTTCCGCCTCATCCCAGCGTGGGTCGAACATCTCGCGGATGTCGGTGGCGAACTCGGCGTCCTTGAGGTCTATCATCGCAAACGCCTCGCCGGGGTCGAGCGGGTTCGGCACTTCGATACACACTTCGACATCGTCGATGAGGTTGAACGTCCCCGACAGTTGTTCTGTCGTTCGGACCTCGAACTGCGGGTGATTCTCCAAGCGCGTGACGTAGCGCTTGCCGACCGTTTTCGGCAGCGACGCGACGAGGTCGGGAGACATCAACACCGACACGTTGACGCCGCGGTCCAGTGCGGCTTCCAGTTCTTCGGTGATGAGTTCACCGACGCGTCCGATGTCGAACTGCGGTGAGAGCGTCCCGGCGACGATGACGAGCGAACTGTCGGCCGCCGAGAGCCGTTCGAGTAACAGGTCTACGGACTCTTCCATCCCAACAGCGGCGGTCCAGAACTGCCCCTGAACGGGTTCTGCTGTCTCCAGTTCGTCGGTGAGGTCGTCAACGACGGCCTGGTACTGTTCGGCTTTCTCCTCTAACTCCCGGTGTTTCGTCTCTAAAAGTCGGTCCAACGCGGTGTCGGGTTCGACCGCGACGTACTTCTTCGGACGACTCGCCGCTTGACTCCGCACGAGACTGTGCTGTTCGAGACTGTTCAGCACGTCGTAGATGCGTCCCATCGGCACGTCGCTGGCACGGGACAGTTCTTTCGCCGTTGTCGCGCCCGTCCGTAACAACGAGCGATATGCTCGCGCCTCATACTCAGATAATCCGAGGTCCCGCAGACTAGCCATAGTAGTACCACAGGTCCCACGGTTAAAAACAAAACGGGAGTTTACACATTCTGCTGGTTCACGAGTGACACCCTATCGAGGGGCGTCTCACACGCCGTCTGTGATATCTGAGACGGCGGTCATCAACTGCTCAGGTGTGGTGACCGTCCGTTCGCGGTCACCGAGGCTGACGACTGCTTCGGAAGCCGAAACACCGTCGGCGTCGGGGACGACGACTTTCTCGTGGTCAGCGACGCGCAGGGCCGCACGGTGAAGGTCCGATCCTGCTGTCGCGCCGACAGCGACGACAAGCGTCGGACGCGTTACTCGTGCTGCGACTGATCCGTATCCGGCGACTTGGACGCCGATTCGGTCCCACGCACCCGCGAACGCGCCGATTGCTTCCTGTGCTGCGTCTTCGTATGGTTCCTCGCCCGTCGCCGCCGCGAGGTCACAGAGTGCGTTCGCCATCTCGACGTTCGCATCCAGCGGTCGAAGCGGCCGGTCGAGCAGTCCGGAACCCGACGCCAAGCCGTCTCTGAACGCACCGCCGTCCGCTTTGAGTTCGTCGATAGCCACGTCCGCAACGGCCTGTGCCCGGTCGAGGTACCAGTCGTCACCGAGGACCTGTCGTGCCCGGACGAACGCACTGACTGTCCGCGCGTGGTCTTCGAGGAGGTGTGTCTCGCCTGTTGTCTCGCCCGCGTCGAAATGCGTCACGTCCCCGTCATCGATGAGTCGCGTGTCGAGGAAGTCGAGCGTTCGAACCGCGTAGTCGCGGGCGGTGCCGTCGTCGGTGTACGCGGTGAGCGTCAAGAGGGCGTCGGCGGCGAGTGCGTTCGCACCCGCGTAGGCCGTCAGGTCTCGACGCGGTCCGGCGCTCTCCGCGCGCTCTTCGGCGGTCTGTCCGTAGTAGTTCTCGTCGCCGGGACCGACACTGCCGCCGAACGCCGCCCCGTTCCAGAGGCGGTCGGCGAGGAAGTCGCGGGTCTCCATCGCTGGGTTGAGGAGGTCATCGTCGCCCGTATAGAGGTAGCCGTTGGCGAACGCGCGCACGAGGGCGGCGTTCGAGTCGAGCAGTTTCTCGTGGTGTGGGTCCGACCAGTCGCGCCCGTCGGCGTAGCGGAAGAACCCGCCTTCCACGTCGTCAAATAGGGTTTCGGCTATCGTCCGGAGCGTCTCCACCGCCTGCCGCCGGGATCGTTTCAGGGCGAACTCTATCGTTCGCGGCATCGGGAACTTCGTCCCGTCACCCCATCCGGCGAAGCGGTCGTCGTATTTCTCGTCGAGTTGTCCGGCGAGGTGTTCTTCGATGTGCGACTCGACGGGACCTTCGGGCGTCGGGTCGTCTGCGAGCGCGCGCGGCACACGGCCGGACGAGTCGCCCTTCTCGGACCACGTCTCGCGCACTCGGTCGAGCACCTGCCGCATCCCGTCGGGACCGAGATACATCGCTCCCGTGATGAGTTCGCCCGACGGCGTACAGAATACTGTCGAGGGGAACCCGCCCATGTTGTAGCGTTCGCGGACGCGCGGATGACGGTCTACGTCCACTCGGACGGGGACGAAGTCGTCGTTCACGTTCGCGGCGATGCGCGGTTCGCCGTACGTCTCGACATCCATCTCGTGACACCCGTCGCACCATGTCGCCGTAAGCGACAGCAACACGGGTTTCTCGTCCGCTCGGGCCTCCTCGAACGCCTCCGGTCCCCACTTGTGCCACTCGACGCGCGTCTCGTCGTCCGTCATGCCTCACGCTGGGTCGTCGCGGGGGGTAAGCCCTTCGAGGTGGTTTGACTCCCGCGGCACAAGGGCTATCAACGACGACCGAAAAGACACGGGCATGCAGACGCGCTGGGTCATCGCGGCACTCCTCTCGATACCCCTCTTGGATACGCTTCTATTGGTCCCGTTGGCCAGTACTATCGGGTTCGCCCCGACGGTCCTGTTGGTCGTACTGACCGGACTCGTTGGGATGCTCCTCGTTCGCGCCGAAGGCCGCCACACGCTCTCGAAACTCCAACAGAAGGTCGCCACCGGCGGGATTCCGACCGACGAACTGTTAGACGGCGGCTTGCTCATCGCTGCCGGAGCATTCCTCCTCACGCCGGGCGTCGTGACGGACCTCCTCGGGTTCCTCCTCGCTATCCCGGTGACGCGGTATCCCATCCGCAAAGTGGTGAAACGCTTCGTCGTCCGACCGTATCTGGAAAAGCAGACCGACGGCTTCGTCTCGGGTAACGTCTGGGTCGGCGGCTTCCCCGACGAGGATGTCGTCAACCTCGACCCCGAAAACTACGGCCGAGCTGACGACGACAACACCTGACGCGCGCGGTCTGAATTTCGCTATTTTCGTTATGACCTCATCCCTGTCTCGAACTCGGACGCTGCCGTGTGGGTATCACTGTAGCGTGTCTCCGGTCCAATCGCCCGCCGTGCGGCGTTCGTGACGCTCACTAACACCCGACGCCCCCGCCTCGAAAAGAAACTCTTAAACTAATCCTCGAACAACCACTGAATGCGCTCACCTGGGCCAATAGCTCAGTCAGGTTGAGCGCTCGGCTGATAACCGGGAGGCCCGCGGTTCAAATCCGCGTTGGCCCATGCCCAGGACGGCCGGTCTTTGACCGGCCCCGTCTGGGGGGCTCAACTCCCCAGCCACCTAATTTCCGTACTTCACACTTCTGAGCCGCAGCTATTTCATCTTAAGTTCATTCACGGTTTGAACGGTGGTCGCCGCCGTCTGTCGATTCGAATAGCCGACGGAGGTGACCCCGCGTGACGTTCGCCCAGCGGAACCTCTCCGTAGGCGGGTTCTCGACGGAGAAAGACTGCGAATTCCGCTGTCCGCACTGTCGCGCTCGCTGTACTGAATCTCCTGTCAACGAAACGGAATTCGGACATCGGGACGGTTGCCCTCGGCGTCCAACACATCTGCCAACTGGCGGGGGCGGTGCGACCTATGAAGACATCCGCGGCGACGAACTCGCCACAGATGGAAGAGGTTCCCGCGCATGAGCCTCGCGCCGTCCAAGCGCGGGGGCAACGCCGCTGAATCTACCGTTCACCAACTTGTTGACGGCCTCCGGTACGTTCCGGACTCGGAAGCCGAACATTACGACGCCGAAGTTGTCGAACTCCTTTTACCGAGTGCCGACCTTCCGTTCGTCGGCATCTGTCTCCTCGAGGTCGGCGTCGCTGTCGAAATCAAGAGCGCCATGGCCGTCTACGGCCAAGCCCAGCGCCGCGGCCGCTTCCTCATCCGCCAATCGAAGCATATCGCGCAGGGAGTCGTCGAACATATCGACTCTGCGCGGTCTGTCGTCGAGAACACGCTCGAGGAAGCTGCTGACGATCTCGTGCGTGCGGAGACGTTCGGTGACGATGATCCGTGGAGTCGGTGGCTCGATCACTACGTCGAAGACGTTGAAGAGGGGGCGGGAAGCGGGAACCGCGACGTTCTGGAGTTCGGGTGGAAGCCGAGTGATCGACACGACGCGAAGCGACTCATCCGCGCGGGCGCGATGAAGTGGGCGGAAGTCGCGGGTGAGGATATGCCGCGATTTGCGAGGGAGTTTGAGGTTGAAATGACGCTCGCGGATAACTCACGGTTCAACCTCGACTGGAGAGCCTTGAAGAAACTCCTGCCACGGAACTACTCGCTGACGCCGTCGCACGGCTGAGGCGGGGCCTCGTGAGTGGCAACACTATTCGTCGCCTGTTTTTGCGGTAATCGTTTCTGCTTTTCTGCCGGTTCTGGTACTTGGCTGGAGGTTCTTGATCGGCATCGTCATCGAGGCCGACGAGCGACTGCCTTCGAAACTGGCGGGGGTACCCCACTTGTCCGTTAGGGGTGTCGGTAAAGACCGACACGGACAGATTACCTCAGCCTTCGCTTCGCTCAGGCTTCAGATGAAACAGACGAAGCATGGTCGCCGCGCCTACTCGGCGCGGCTTGGCGCGTATTAGATGTAGTGTGAGCCGCCGTTTCCTTCTACTTGTCAATTATAGCTTATCTATGTAGAGAGAAGATACTCCTCACTGTTGAGGTAATCACTTGGGTGAAGGAGCGACAATTGATTGGTCCAAGTTCAGAGTACACGGGAAGTCTCCCAGGACATTTTCGTTCTCGTTTAACTCAGGAGAATCTAGTCTATCATATCCATACTATAATATATATATATATATATATATATATAGATGACAAATATTGTCGGGAGGTATGCCAACGAGATTGTTGTCGTTTTTTGGATCTTATGACTTTTTAGCTAAGACCTTGCCCGGAATTGCATTCGTTGTAGGAATATTTCCATTATGTTGAATTAATCCCCGACGTATCTGCTGAGCCGCCAAGAGTTTCATTGCTTTGGAGGCCACATAACCAAGGGTCTTCCACCGGATCTTCGAGGGGGTGAGTTTCCCGCTGGCAGTGTTCGCCTTCAGTCACAGCACGGTGACAAAGAAGACCGAACTGGCGTCAAAATACGATGTTAGAAGCTGATGCCGTACCCGTTCTTTTTTGCGAACTCAATGAGGTTAATGCACATCTCAATCGTTCGATCTACGATCTCCATTCGATCGTCGTCAAGTTGATCCTCGAGGTTCTTGCGGGCAACTTCAAGTGACGTGACGAACGTATCGAGTCCTTCTATATCTCGGACTACTCCGTCCTCGTCACGATACTTGAATAATATCTCTGCTATTGATGGCTCTCCCGTATCTACTACCTGTGTTGTTGGATTTTTATAGATCATAAACACATCATCCTGCCGTAAGTTCTCTTTAAAGTGCTTATATTCGGAGATTTCATCGAGGGAGTCGTCGTATTTTGAGTTTTCAACATGGTAACGGTAGAACTGTTTACCAGTTGCAAGCGTCTCCTTCTCGTCAGGGACAACTAGTGAGAATGTACTACTCATATTCTCACCACGGGCTCACGCTTTTGGCTACTCTATACATCAGCTCAAGCACCTCATTGGTCCACCTGTACGTTTCAACTTGATCAGAGTCTATGTCTTCGTGTTCACCAGTGTTGTCCATTCCCCTCGGGACAATAGCACATGCCTCAGTGTTCGCGAAGTCGTCTCCTGACAGATCCAATACGGACTTGTTCAATCGATCCGGATTTTCAATCTTAGGAACACCATTTTCGTCTTGAGGTATTCCTGAGTTCTGTATATCGGCGATCTTATTTTCCGCTTGTTTGATCGCCTCTCTTGCATGATCGTCATTACTTGAGCCAGTTTTTTCTTCGACGGCTTTCACAACTTCCCCCTTCTCCTTGTCCATGATTAGCTTGTCAATTTCTGGGTTTTCTTCAGTGTATACATGAAATCCCTTAGCCATATTATCGTGAGCCGGAACTACTACAAGTTCATCTCTCTCGTCAAAGTCCTTAACAAAGCTTTCAACAAGATTTTTCTCCGGATGTGACGAGAGAACTTCCCCAACGTCACCTTGGTCCCCACCGAGATCTTTGGGTGAGTCACCGATTCTCCAGAGGTCCTCGAAGAACTCATCGTATTTGTCATCGTCTACGGTCTGTTCTAACTCAGCGAGTAACTCGTCACTCAATCCCATCTCTTTGAGCGCCACCAGTGGTGACGCCACAGTATCCCGATCAGGGAGGTTGTTCCAGCGGGGCATCCGCTGAACGTGCACGTCTGAGTGCTCCATGCGATGGAGTGAGACTATTCGCGTGAATGAATAGCGAGATCAGTGAGATGGTCCTCTTCTTCAAGTGTTGACTCCGATAGAGAGTCTGCAAAGAACTGAATTCTGTCTGGTTCCAGCTCTTCTTTGAATTGATTGAGACATGTAACAAGCCGCCCTCTATTTATTGCACCAATTGTAGTATCCTTGAACCAGATATCTGTGTCTGTATAGACGCTTACTAAAATACTTGTCATTGGACTCGAATCATCGTAGCCATCTATGTCATGGCTAACCTCAAATCGCAGAGGATCAATTGAAGAGCTGCCAAGGATGTCGTCTTCATTACGTCTATTAACGACCTTATAGTATTGATCGTTCTCAGAACAAAGATATCGGTTTTCACCACTAATATAGAATTTTGTCAATCCCGACCCGAACTTAACGTTGGAAACGATCCGTTGATAGCCATCTTCCGTCGTGGATTCGCTAAACTGCTCAAATATCTCTGATACGTCTAATCCATCTTGATCTTCATACTCATAGCTTTCTGCGATAAGATCAGTGGACTCGAAGTCATATATCTGATCCAGTGATACCTCATTTGGGTATGTGAATTCTCCAACTTCTATGCTAGTCGGTCGATAAAAACAGCCAAATGCATCAGATATGAGTGAAATTACAGTAGTAACATTCTGGTGTGATTCTTGAACTGATTCTCCGACATCATCAATTCGAAATGTCCATGATGCATCTAAGTGAGGATTTGAGACGATGAAATCAGTATTAGGGATCATTACTGCCATTGCACCTCATTTTTGTTTATTTTACCTGTGATAACCTTGTTTCCGACCACAATACGGACAGCATCAATGGGTACTGATCCAAATTGGATTTTCTTCATTATGTACGATTCAATGTACCGTTTTGCGTCCTCTAGCGGCTTACCTCTCAATTCTCCTTTTTCATCAATAGGGCTTTTGAAATTTAACTCAACTATCCTTTCGTGATGATCAACATTAAACTCATTAGATACGTCTTCAATTTTCTTACTAACAGAATCAGATTCAAACTTGTCTATAGTCTTACCTATCTCACCACTAATGAAATCTTTATCGACGTATCCTTTCTTTGGACTCTTTTGTTCTGCCCAGATGGCTTTATTCCCCTCCACAGCCAAGATGTCAATTCGATCTTCCCTGTCCGGTTCCATCTCAACATATTCTGACTGTCTTACGTATGCAGCGAGTCGTTCTGTCTCAAATGCCACACCATCAAATACACTGTTCGGATCGTTATTTGACAACGATCCAATTGAATCGTCACCATCAACGACTGTTGTTGCGTCCCGCTGGGCGACATCCATCGTTTCTTCGAGTCGGGCCAGGTACTCCAGAATTCGTTCTGACCCATGTCCCTCAGCGATCTCTGTCAATAAGTTTCGTCGCCACTTTCCAAGTGTTGCAGCATGGTACTCGGAGAAGTCCTCGACAGTAGTGCCCATTACTGCACTGAACAGGTCTGTTCCACGTCTCTCCGCAATTTCGAGGGCGGATGAATCACCGGTAGCGATCACCTGGTCCACAGCCGAAGCGTTTCCTTCAGTACGGTACCCCAACAAGTCATTCAGTTGTTCTTGCTGGTCGGATGAGAGCGATCCCGAGTCATCGATAGCTAGATCCTCAGCAAAGTCGAAGCCTCGGGGGGTATCCGTACCATTGGCATTCAGCAGTGCCGCCAAAAGTTCCGGGCGAAGGCTCTCTGAGCCCTCACTGTAAGACTCTAGTAACGCTCTAATTTTCTCCTCTTGCTCTTCGTCAATGTCGAACTTAGAGAGTGCAAGCCCCAATCGGGCCGATTGAGGAACACGCTGAACGTGCACGTCTGAGTGCTCCATGCGATGCACGCCGATTTTCCCACCTTGCATCACGCGCTGGGCGGTTTCTTCGGCTTCCCGCTCTAAGCGCGGGTCAGGATCAATCTCTAACTCGCCTTCTTGGGGAAGCATCGACACCGCGCCACCAGTTTGTTGGCGCACGTGCGCTAACTCGTGGGCGAGAATATGCTGGCCTTCAGCACTTGATGGATCGTATTCGCCGTGGTTGAACGCGATGTGATTCCCGACGGTAAACGCGCGGGCGTTGATATCCTCGCAAGCTTTCGCGGCCGATGGACCCGTATGGATGCGTACATCGCCCAGATTGTCGCCCATCCGATCTTCCATCGCACGCTGGATGCTCGTGTCGAGTTGCTGGCCCGGCGAGGAAATCACGTCTCGTACGGAGTCAGGCACGTTCGTGTCGCCAGCTTTCGACGCCTCGTGGTGCGCGCCGCGACTACGCTGGACAGATTTAGCGTTCCGGCGTTCGATGTCCTTTGGGACTTCTGCGGGACGCTGTTTTTGCCGTTCACGGAACGCGCGCATGTCGCGTGGTTTGCCCATCGTATCGACGGTCATTCCCTCGTCGGCCCATTCTCGGACTTGACCTGCGCCGTGTTTCTTGGCCAGTCGCTGAATCTTCGTATCCAGCCCGTCCATGTATATTTCGACGCCGAATCGTGATTCACACTCTTGGGGTGTTAGCGAACCACCGCCACTCCGGCCTCGATCACGACCTGAGCCTCCCGTCAGCTCTTGGATCGAGGGGACAGACGAGGACCGATCACCCTCACGGGTTCGTTCCTCTGTAGATCGAAATCCCATCTTTCTACCTGATTGACAGCAACCCCATATAATTCCTCTCCGTTCGAGACCGAACGTTTCTGTACGGACGAGGACAGTGCGTGAGCGCCGTTAGAACAGCGCAGAGAGAACGGCGAGGTCGTCGGCCGACGGCCACGTGTAGAGCGCCCACGCGCCGAACACGTAGGCCATGAGCGGGACTTCGAGGCCGAATGCCCACGGGACCACGAACGGCGTGAGGAGTGCCCCGACCATCGTCGGCGCGAGGTTCGCAACGACGACGACGACCACGGGCGTCCCAGCGGGATAGTTGAGTTCGAGACGCGGTGGAACGAGTCGATCGACGAGATCCAACGGGCGGGTTGCCTCGATCCACGGCCACGCCACCGCAGCATGCGTGAGTTCGTGCGCGAGTACTGCGGGGAACATAACGAGCGCCCCGAGGAGATCGACGAGGCCGACATTCTCTGAATCCGTATCAGAGGTCGTCGTCATCGCGGACGAGCACCTCCGCCGTTCCATAAGCTAAACAGTGCAAGCGCCGCGCCGAACAGGATCGACATGAACGCTCCAATCTTGGCCGCAGGCGGGAGGAACGGCATGAGGAACCCGCCGATCAGGATCGAAATCACTGCGGGGAGATC
It contains:
- a CDS encoding DUF255 domain-containing protein, producing the protein MTDDETRVEWHKWGPEAFEEARADEKPVLLSLTATWCDGCHEMDVETYGEPRIAANVNDDFVPVRVDVDRHPRVRERYNMGGFPSTVFCTPSGELITGAMYLGPDGMRQVLDRVRETWSEKGDSSGRVPRALADDPTPEGPVESHIEEHLAGQLDEKYDDRFAGWGDGTKFPMPRTIEFALKRSRRQAVETLRTIAETLFDDVEGGFFRYADGRDWSDPHHEKLLDSNAALVRAFANGYLYTGDDDLLNPAMETRDFLADRLWNGAAFGGSVGPGDENYYGQTAEERAESAGPRRDLTAYAGANALAADALLTLTAYTDDGTARDYAVRTLDFLDTRLIDDGDVTHFDAGETTGETHLLEDHARTVSAFVRARQVLGDDWYLDRAQAVADVAIDELKADGGAFRDGLASGSGLLDRPLRPLDANVEMANALCDLAAATGEEPYEDAAQEAIGAFAGAWDRIGVQVAGYGSVAARVTRPTLVVAVGATAGSDLHRAALRVADHEKVVVPDADGVSASEAVVSLGDRERTVTTPEQLMTAVSDITDGV
- the mptA gene encoding GTP cyclohydrolase MptA, with protein sequence MSHQLPDVQASRPDVTVGLSQVGVTGVDKLVKIARDGKRPLILMAEFEVFVDLPSGRKGIDMSRNMQVIDEILEDAVAEPTYRVEDMCGDTAERLLAKHDYTSKAEVRMTAELVLREDTPASELQTQSTANIIASAVATEDGTREEIGAEVVGMTVCPCSQGMSASRARDVLRDLDVEDETIEEFLEQVPQPGHSQRGHATLTVETEGSPDVDLIDIVDIARDSMSARIYNLAKRPDEDHMTYHAHANAKFVEDCVRSMADQVLTEFDHLADDAVVHMKQSNDESIHQHNAHAERVASLGELRDELEERD
- a CDS encoding winged helix-turn-helix domain-containing protein produces the protein MSSHTGVTNSGSKLPRAVIHKKILDVAESRPDATVEELSSVVNGASVTLVERVLDEYGDPASTAGVPDEAETGLSTDESEMSKPKTNGSMSKTDTHHVRKVAQDPVELTEKQREVLRAIQDSPDATQSELADRFGVTQSTINNRLNSIEGFDWKHRQAFTEVMLDDSDTSADDDSSGSVSVKNLSEQLTDLSEQVAALEQQLNEPAQDTASPFSDPDLVCKIVRACLNSEAISEDEEDRIMKAVLTTGTASEA
- a CDS encoding eCIS core domain-containing protein, producing MGFRSTEERTREGDRSSSVPSIQELTGGSGRDRGRSGGGSLTPQECESRFGVEIYMDGLDTKIQRLAKKHGAGQVREWADEGMTVDTMGKPRDMRAFRERQKQRPAEVPKDIERRNAKSVQRSRGAHHEASKAGDTNVPDSVRDVISSPGQQLDTSIQRAMEDRMGDNLGDVRIHTGPSAAKACEDINARAFTVGNHIAFNHGEYDPSSAEGQHILAHELAHVRQQTGGAVSMLPQEGELEIDPDPRLEREAEETAQRVMQGGKIGVHRMEHSDVHVQRVPQSARLGLALSKFDIDEEQEEKIRALLESYSEGSESLRPELLAALLNANGTDTPRGFDFAEDLAIDDSGSLSSDQQEQLNDLLGYRTEGNASAVDQVIATGDSSALEIAERRGTDLFSAVMGTTVEDFSEYHAATLGKWRRNLLTEIAEGHGSERILEYLARLEETMDVAQRDATTVVDGDDSIGSLSNNDPNSVFDGVAFETERLAAYVRQSEYVEMEPDREDRIDILAVEGNKAIWAEQKSPKKGYVDKDFISGEIGKTIDKFESDSVSKKIEDVSNEFNVDHHERIVELNFKSPIDEKGELRGKPLEDAKRYIESYIMKKIQFGSVPIDAVRIVVGNKVITGKINKNEVQWQ
- a CDS encoding FxsA family protein — protein: MQTRWVIAALLSIPLLDTLLLVPLASTIGFAPTVLLVVLTGLVGMLLVRAEGRHTLSKLQQKVATGGIPTDELLDGGLLIAAGAFLLTPGVVTDLLGFLLAIPVTRYPIRKVVKRFVVRPYLEKQTDGFVSGNVWVGGFPDEDVVNLDPENYGRADDDNT
- a CDS encoding TrmB family transcriptional regulator, yielding MASLRDLGLSEYEARAYRSLLRTGATTAKELSRASDVPMGRIYDVLNSLEQHSLVRSQAASRPKKYVAVEPDTALDRLLETKHRELEEKAEQYQAVVDDLTDELETAEPVQGQFWTAAVGMEESVDLLLERLSAADSSLVIVAGTLSPQFDIGRVGELITEELEAALDRGVNVSVLMSPDLVASLPKTVGKRYVTRLENHPQFEVRTTEQLSGTFNLIDDVEVCIEVPNPLDPGEAFAMIDLKDAEFATDIREMFDPRWDEAEPLTLSSFSDD